From a region of the Xanthomonas rydalmerensis genome:
- a CDS encoding HD-GYP domain-containing protein: MTSTSAHAELGLELPERPGTHCLEHLIQASATRELVVTEDIRDRRGILLVAKGQRINAGLRERLIARRLLRPLESSLAFCEELRPSEVQLAAQRELDEHPHLRVLLGDDVQSVMTALARARTLGAPGTLLTTLGQTRPAAFSHAVRAAMLVAWLAALLSRSDAAMREAAEVGLLHDLGEMYVDPAVLELPEAQQDFAQWRMHCVHPVISAALLGESGVYSAQQAAAAREHHERIDGSGYPVGAPVLSPLGRLISCAEALDALLEREHGHAHALARMRIALRMVPGQFPRDVVDLLTERLRDCALEPAPTHDPQHLREVVAASLDGLEQARDEVLRLQRGGDLREDERAALQHLLLLIVGYIMAIHDSGAGKMVEQLPWLIAAPEAAEEVDRICCELRWQLPGLRRHAALLAHRRARSADDWRPVLDALDIALPAVQAVHPPAPAPAAGAAPLQTAQVDEEAQCEAMTDALG, from the coding sequence ATGACGTCCACGAGCGCGCACGCCGAACTCGGGCTGGAACTGCCCGAGCGCCCCGGCACGCATTGTCTTGAACACCTGATCCAGGCCTCGGCCACGCGCGAGCTTGTGGTCACCGAGGACATCCGCGACCGCCGCGGCATCCTGCTGGTCGCCAAGGGCCAGCGCATCAATGCCGGCCTGCGCGAACGCCTGATCGCGCGGCGCCTGCTGCGCCCGCTGGAATCCTCGCTGGCGTTCTGCGAGGAGCTGCGCCCGAGCGAAGTGCAACTGGCCGCGCAGCGCGAGCTGGACGAACACCCGCACCTGCGCGTGCTGCTGGGCGACGACGTGCAATCGGTCATGACCGCGCTGGCCCGTGCCCGCACGCTGGGCGCGCCCGGCACCTTGCTGACCACGCTCGGCCAGACCCGACCGGCCGCGTTCTCGCACGCGGTGCGGGCGGCGATGCTGGTGGCCTGGCTGGCGGCGCTGCTGTCGCGCTCGGACGCGGCGATGCGCGAGGCGGCGGAGGTCGGCCTGCTGCACGATCTCGGCGAGATGTACGTGGATCCGGCGGTGCTGGAGCTGCCGGAAGCGCAGCAGGATTTCGCGCAGTGGCGCATGCATTGCGTGCATCCGGTGATCAGCGCCGCGTTGCTGGGCGAATCCGGCGTGTATTCGGCGCAGCAGGCCGCTGCCGCGCGCGAGCATCACGAGCGCATCGACGGCTCCGGCTATCCGGTCGGCGCGCCAGTGCTGTCGCCGCTGGGCCGGTTGATCTCCTGCGCCGAAGCGCTGGATGCCTTGCTCGAACGCGAGCACGGCCATGCGCACGCGCTGGCGCGGATGCGCATCGCGCTGCGCATGGTGCCCGGGCAGTTCCCGCGCGACGTGGTCGATCTGTTGACCGAGCGGTTGCGCGATTGCGCGCTGGAGCCGGCGCCGACGCACGACCCGCAGCACCTTCGGGAGGTGGTGGCGGCCTCGCTCGACGGCCTGGAACAGGCTCGCGACGAGGTATTGCGGCTGCAGCGCGGCGGCGACCTGCGCGAAGACGAGCGCGCGGCCCTGCAACACCTGCTGCTGCTGATCGTCGGCTACATCATGGCCATCCACGATTCCGGTGCCGGCAAGATGGTCGAGCAGTTGCCGTGGCTGATCGCCGCGCCGGAGGCGGCCGAGGAGGTCGATCGCATCTGCTGCGAGTTGCGCTGGCAACTGCCCGGGCTCCGCCGCCATGCCGCGTTGCTGGCGCACCGCCGCGCGCGCAGCGCCGACGACTGGCGGCCCGTGCTCGATGCGCTGGACATCGCACTGCCGGCGGTGCAGGCCGTGCATCCGCCGGCACCGGCACCAGCCGCGGGCGCTGCGCCGCTGCAGACGGCGCAGGTCGACGAAGAGGCGCAGTGCGAGGCGATGACGGACGCGCTTGGCTGA
- a CDS encoding class I fructose-bisphosphate aldolase: protein MSIEQLAETAQAMVAPGKGIIAIDESTSTIAKRFAGVGIENVEENRRAYRELLLTTPKLGDHISGAILYDETIRQKTKDGVPFAKYMAEHGIIPGIKVDKGTHPLAGMPGELITEGLDGLRARLEEYYKLGARFAKWRAVITIGEDIPSGVCIETNAHALARYAALCQEQGLVPMVEPEVLMDGDHDIETCYEVTEATLRSLFGALYEQNVVLEGTILKASMVIAGKDCDEQASVEEVAESTVMCLKSTVPAILPGIVFLSGGQTDEQSTAHLNAMNQLGNLPWPLSFSYGRAMQQAALKLWAQDMKGNFAKAQQVVYERAKENGLAALGKWQG from the coding sequence ATGAGCATCGAACAGCTTGCCGAAACCGCACAGGCAATGGTCGCCCCGGGCAAGGGCATCATCGCGATCGACGAATCCACCAGCACGATCGCCAAGCGCTTCGCCGGCGTGGGCATCGAGAATGTCGAAGAGAACCGCCGTGCCTACCGCGAGCTGCTGCTGACCACGCCGAAGCTGGGCGACCACATCTCCGGCGCGATCCTGTACGACGAGACCATCCGCCAGAAGACCAAGGACGGCGTGCCGTTCGCCAAGTACATGGCCGAGCACGGCATCATCCCCGGCATCAAGGTCGACAAGGGCACGCATCCACTGGCCGGCATGCCGGGCGAGCTGATCACCGAAGGCCTGGACGGCCTGCGCGCACGCCTGGAGGAGTACTACAAGCTCGGTGCGCGCTTCGCCAAGTGGCGCGCGGTCATCACCATCGGCGAGGACATTCCGTCCGGCGTGTGCATCGAGACCAACGCGCATGCGCTGGCCCGCTACGCCGCGCTGTGCCAGGAGCAGGGCCTGGTGCCGATGGTGGAGCCGGAGGTGCTGATGGACGGCGACCACGACATCGAGACCTGCTACGAAGTCACCGAAGCCACGCTGCGTTCGCTGTTCGGCGCGCTGTACGAGCAGAACGTGGTCCTGGAAGGCACCATCCTCAAGGCGTCGATGGTCATCGCCGGCAAGGACTGCGATGAGCAGGCCAGCGTCGAGGAAGTGGCCGAGTCCACCGTGATGTGCCTCAAGAGCACCGTGCCGGCGATCCTGCCGGGCATCGTGTTCCTGTCCGGCGGCCAGACCGACGAGCAGTCCACCGCGCACCTCAACGCGATGAACCAGCTCGGCAACCTGCCGTGGCCGCTGAGCTTCTCCTATGGCCGCGCCATGCAGCAGGCCGCGCTGAAGCTGTGGGCGCAGGACATGAAGGGCAATTTCGCCAAGGCGCAGCAGGTGGTGTACGAGCGCGCCAAGGAAAACGGCCTGGCCGCGCTGGGCAAGTGGCAGGGCTGA
- a CDS encoding winged helix-turn-helix domain-containing protein, whose translation MNVLEYDRRRLDTQMYRLRRRVEEISGRPLPVKTLRNSGYRFHAPAALAP comes from the coding sequence GTGAACGTCCTCGAGTACGACCGGCGCCGACTCGACACGCAGATGTACCGCTTGCGGCGCCGCGTGGAAGAGATCAGCGGACGCCCGTTGCCGGTGAAGACCCTGCGCAACAGCGGCTACCGCTTCCACGCGCCGGCCGCGTTGGCGCCCTGA
- a CDS encoding HAD-IA family hydrolase, protein MSAADVLFFDLDGTLVDSEAGIVGSLRHAFAELGQPLPTPAQLRAWIGPPLRDSFQQHFPDDAALVERALTLYRSRYDSHGWREHTVFPDIGAAVEAIAAAGHRLAVVTSKNERFARRIVEHLPFGARFEDVIGASDDGARRAKPELIAEALRRLSVVPAQCRMIGDRRMDIDGARHHGMRSIGVLWGFGDAEELRQAGADVLAQTPAQLPALVAA, encoded by the coding sequence GTGAGCGCCGCCGACGTTCTGTTCTTCGACCTGGACGGCACCCTGGTCGACTCGGAGGCCGGCATCGTCGGCAGCCTGCGCCATGCCTTTGCCGAACTGGGGCAGCCGCTGCCGACGCCGGCGCAGTTGCGCGCCTGGATCGGCCCACCGCTGCGCGACAGCTTCCAGCAGCACTTCCCCGACGACGCGGCATTGGTGGAGCGGGCGCTGACGCTGTACCGCAGCCGCTACGACAGCCACGGCTGGCGCGAGCACACGGTGTTTCCGGACATCGGCGCAGCGGTGGAGGCGATCGCCGCGGCCGGCCACCGCCTGGCGGTGGTGACCTCGAAGAACGAGCGCTTCGCGCGCCGCATCGTCGAGCATCTGCCGTTCGGCGCCCGCTTCGAGGACGTGATCGGCGCCAGCGACGACGGTGCGCGCCGGGCCAAGCCCGAGCTGATCGCCGAGGCGCTGCGGCGGCTCTCTGTCGTGCCGGCGCAGTGCCGCATGATCGGCGACCGGCGCATGGACATCGACGGCGCGCGCCACCACGGCATGCGCAGCATCGGCGTGCTGTGGGGCTTCGGCGATGCCGAGGAACTGCGCCAGGCCGGCGCCGATGTCCTGGCGCAGACGCCGGCGCAGTTGCCGGCGCTGGTCGCGGCCTGA
- the pyk gene encoding pyruvate kinase: MIERQRRTKILATLGPATDPPGVLEDLFRAGVNVVRLNFSHGDPSGQAKRAAEVRAAAARVGAEIGILADLPGPKIRIERFAQGKVSLKLGDRFDLIADPNAAPGDATQVGVSYLGLPQDVAAGDVLLLDDGLVQLQVVEVNGERIVTSVLNDGVLSDRKGLNKQGGGLSLGALTERDKELIGIVAKIGVDFIAVSFCRNAEDMNEARRIARAHGCDAALVSKIERTEAIENLSEIVEASDVVMVARGDLGVEIGDAELPGLQKKIIKESLAQNKVVITATQMLQSMVESPIPTRAEVLDVANSVIDGTDAVMLSAESAAGAYPIRAVEAMARICLGAERQFETETDFGMAPRNLERADQAIAMATMFLSQHVGVRAIVAMTESGGTPRYLSRFRAKAPIFAVTRHDGARRHMAMMRDVFPINFDSRGLTPREAARGAIRVLVEAGLLAPGDRVVFTSGEHMETHGATNTLRLLEVGPDGRASGLGEL; this comes from the coding sequence ATGATCGAACGCCAGCGCCGCACCAAGATTCTCGCCACCCTCGGTCCGGCCACCGACCCGCCCGGCGTGCTCGAGGATCTGTTCCGCGCCGGCGTCAATGTGGTGCGGCTGAACTTCAGCCATGGCGATCCGTCCGGCCAGGCCAAGCGCGCCGCCGAAGTGCGTGCCGCCGCGGCCCGCGTCGGCGCCGAGATCGGCATCCTCGCCGACCTGCCGGGTCCGAAGATCCGCATCGAGCGCTTCGCCCAGGGCAAGGTCTCGCTCAAGCTCGGCGACCGCTTCGACCTAATCGCCGACCCCAACGCCGCGCCCGGCGATGCGACCCAGGTCGGGGTCAGCTACCTGGGCCTGCCGCAGGACGTGGCCGCCGGCGACGTGCTGCTGCTGGACGACGGCCTGGTGCAGCTGCAGGTGGTCGAGGTTAATGGCGAGCGCATCGTCACCAGCGTGCTCAACGATGGCGTGCTGTCCGATCGCAAGGGCTTGAACAAGCAGGGCGGCGGTCTGTCGCTGGGCGCGCTGACCGAGCGCGACAAGGAACTGATCGGCATCGTCGCCAAGATCGGCGTGGACTTCATCGCGGTCTCGTTCTGCCGCAACGCCGAGGACATGAACGAGGCGCGGCGCATCGCCCGCGCGCACGGCTGCGACGCGGCGCTGGTATCCAAGATCGAGCGTACCGAGGCGATCGAGAACCTCAGCGAGATCGTCGAGGCCTCGGACGTGGTGATGGTCGCGCGTGGCGACCTGGGCGTGGAAATCGGCGACGCCGAACTGCCGGGCCTGCAGAAGAAGATCATCAAGGAATCGCTGGCGCAGAACAAAGTGGTGATCACCGCCACGCAGATGCTGCAGTCGATGGTGGAGAGCCCGATCCCGACCCGCGCCGAAGTGCTGGACGTGGCCAACTCGGTGATCGACGGCACCGACGCGGTGATGCTGTCGGCCGAGAGCGCCGCCGGCGCCTATCCGATCCGTGCGGTCGAGGCGATGGCGCGCATCTGCCTGGGCGCCGAGCGCCAGTTCGAAACCGAAACCGACTTCGGCATGGCCCCGCGCAACCTCGAGCGCGCCGACCAGGCCATCGCCATGGCCACGATGTTCCTGTCCCAGCACGTGGGCGTGCGCGCGATCGTGGCGATGACCGAATCCGGTGGCACCCCGCGTTACCTGTCGCGCTTCCGCGCCAAGGCGCCGATCTTCGCGGTGACCCGCCACGACGGCGCGCGCCGGCACATGGCGATGATGCGCGACGTGTTCCCGATCAACTTCGACAGCCGCGGCCTGACCCCGCGCGAGGCCGCGCGCGGCGCGATCCGCGTGCTGGTCGAGGCCGGCCTGCTGGCGCCGGGCGACCGCGTGGTGTTCACCAGCGGCGAGCACATGGAAACCCACGGCGCCACCAACACCCTGCGCCTGCTCGAAGTCGGCCCGGACGGCCGCGCCAGCGGCCTCGGCGAACTCTGA